One stretch of Brevibacillus laterosporus DNA includes these proteins:
- the xerS gene encoding tyrosine recombinase XerS, protein MSVTKQRDTVQLIERIPSFPWYVEKYVDHKRSKRASVSTLLGYLRDFEFFFRWLMAEGLSKAPQMNDIALNELESLRKETVESYLLYLQDSHLFERSLLLTKPTKSAKKEYSDLTISRKLSSLKSLFYYLSALSEDEHGESYLKRNVMAKIELHVEEVTPLARANAIRSKILVDDEIQKFVDFVYHGYLQYCDTKKKLNFHYRNRDRDVAIIALVLSGGFRVSEIVNLNLQNVVLEKNQVLMIRKGKKEDAPFFSDWGKEYLLRYMNTRQKYQPPASEDALFLTISPTKPIGHRIDLRSVQKLVKKYGNAFGMPDISVHKLRHSFATQFLRLNPDPHQLQAQLGHSKIDTTMQYAHVLDDALSKAVNRTTSKL, encoded by the coding sequence ATGTCTGTAACAAAACAACGGGATACCGTACAATTAATTGAAAGAATCCCTTCTTTTCCTTGGTATGTAGAAAAATATGTCGACCATAAAAGATCGAAACGCGCTTCTGTCTCTACTCTACTCGGTTATCTGCGCGATTTTGAGTTCTTTTTTCGCTGGCTTATGGCAGAGGGTCTCTCCAAAGCCCCACAGATGAACGACATTGCCCTCAATGAGTTAGAGAGTTTGCGTAAAGAAACAGTAGAATCCTATCTCCTCTACTTACAGGATTCTCATCTATTTGAGCGTTCATTGTTGTTAACAAAGCCGACCAAAAGCGCTAAAAAAGAATATAGCGATTTGACAATATCTCGCAAGCTGTCTAGTTTAAAGTCTCTTTTTTACTATCTATCTGCGCTCTCAGAAGATGAACATGGTGAATCATATTTAAAGCGTAACGTGATGGCAAAAATTGAGTTACATGTGGAAGAGGTTACACCACTCGCTCGTGCAAATGCTATCCGTTCCAAAATATTAGTAGATGACGAAATACAGAAGTTCGTTGATTTTGTCTACCATGGATACTTGCAGTATTGTGATACCAAGAAAAAATTAAATTTTCATTACCGGAATCGCGATCGAGATGTAGCTATTATCGCGCTAGTCCTTTCAGGAGGATTTCGTGTATCGGAAATAGTAAATTTAAACCTCCAAAACGTGGTACTCGAGAAAAATCAGGTCTTGATGATTCGAAAAGGAAAAAAAGAGGACGCCCCCTTCTTCAGTGATTGGGGAAAGGAATATTTGCTTCGTTATATGAACACACGTCAGAAATATCAACCTCCTGCTAGTGAGGATGCTTTATTTCTAACGATATCGCCCACAAAGCCAATCGGTCACCGTATTGATTTACGCTCCGTTCAGAAACTAGTAAAAAAATATGGAAATGCTTTTGGAATGCCAGACATTTCTGTCCATAAGTTACGCCATAGCTTTGCTACCCAATTTTTGCGTCTAAACCCTGATCCCCATCAACTTCAAGCTCAATTGGGCCATTCAAAAATAGATACCACGATGCAGTATGCGCATGTTCTTGATGATGCTTTGAGTAAAGCAGTAAATCGAACGACTAGTAAATTATAA
- a CDS encoding ABC transporter ATP-binding protein: MIVLAANSISKSFGANLVLTEISCEVNQMSRIGIVGPNGAGKSTLCTLLLGLDTPDSGSIFRAKDATFAYLPQQPVYPREWTGRNVIQSAFSKVQEIEWSIQSCQQLMSNIDEYQKLSTEEQNKLLFRYQRLQDTFEQLDGYMVEARIQMVVDGLRLSSSLLDTPFSQLSGGEKTKIGLAKILCEKSDVLLLDEPTNHLDVESMEWLEQFLREYPGTILLISHDRYFLDAVATSIWEVDSGELQTYQGNYSVFVKEKEERVLRQFADYQEQQKKIKKMKEAIKRLREWGNQANPPNDSFHRRAKSMEKALERMEKIERPRLEADKMDLYFQKTDRSGRDVIQINNVTKAFGKVCLLQEANFSLRYGERKALLGSNGSGKSTFIKMVLGEVEPDAGRVMLGSQVKVGYLSQQALEGDPSRRVIDAFREAAIVTEAQARHMLARFLFYGEHVFKRVGQLSGGERMRLRLAQLMNQDINLFILDEPTNHLDIEARETLEEALLHYKGSLLIVSHDRYFLQKMVEGVYWIDNQQLIHYEGTYEEAREKRKKQQLYENNKMGNDKQKSTCLKRLQIEEPNRNYQSQQGNKIESEKQIHQVKQAAHTHVESVKIGKSTIQTESKSLAQTKPLTKHRVTKMNSFKLQQLETEIAQKEEQCEQWQQEMELVKDDYVQLIRYQNLITEQELEIKQLYENWYAMQEEE, translated from the coding sequence ATGATCGTTCTAGCTGCTAATTCTATTTCAAAATCATTCGGAGCCAATTTGGTTTTAACTGAAATTTCTTGCGAGGTAAATCAAATGTCACGTATAGGAATTGTTGGGCCAAATGGAGCTGGAAAAAGCACACTTTGCACCTTGTTACTAGGGCTAGATACCCCAGATTCAGGCTCTATTTTTCGAGCTAAAGATGCCACATTTGCTTATTTACCACAGCAGCCTGTGTACCCAAGGGAATGGACAGGGCGCAATGTGATACAAAGTGCTTTTTCTAAGGTGCAAGAAATAGAGTGGTCCATACAATCGTGCCAACAACTCATGTCAAATATAGATGAGTATCAAAAATTATCGACAGAAGAACAGAACAAATTATTATTTCGCTATCAACGCTTGCAGGATACCTTTGAGCAACTAGACGGATATATGGTGGAAGCTAGGATTCAAATGGTAGTAGATGGTCTTCGGTTGTCATCTTCGTTACTTGACACTCCCTTCTCGCAGTTAAGTGGAGGAGAAAAGACGAAAATTGGCTTGGCTAAAATTTTATGTGAAAAAAGTGATGTACTCCTCTTAGATGAGCCTACTAACCATCTCGATGTGGAATCAATGGAGTGGTTAGAGCAATTTTTACGTGAATATCCAGGTACGATTTTGCTAATCTCTCATGACCGCTACTTTTTGGATGCAGTGGCTACGAGTATATGGGAAGTAGATAGTGGTGAATTGCAAACCTATCAAGGTAATTACAGTGTTTTTGTGAAAGAAAAAGAGGAACGTGTATTACGACAATTCGCTGATTATCAAGAACAACAAAAGAAAATCAAGAAAATGAAAGAAGCAATTAAACGATTACGTGAATGGGGAAATCAAGCTAATCCTCCCAATGATTCTTTTCATCGTCGGGCCAAAAGTATGGAAAAGGCATTGGAACGAATGGAGAAAATCGAACGTCCACGTCTGGAAGCAGACAAGATGGATTTGTATTTTCAAAAAACAGACCGAAGCGGTCGGGATGTCATACAAATTAATAATGTGACAAAAGCTTTCGGGAAAGTTTGTTTATTACAAGAAGCGAATTTCTCCCTACGGTATGGTGAACGGAAAGCACTGCTTGGTTCCAATGGTAGTGGCAAATCCACATTCATTAAAATGGTACTAGGAGAGGTAGAGCCAGATGCAGGTCGTGTAATGCTAGGGAGCCAAGTAAAGGTTGGGTATTTATCTCAACAGGCACTGGAAGGAGACCCTAGCCGACGTGTCATTGATGCCTTTAGGGAAGCCGCCATTGTGACAGAAGCTCAAGCTAGACATATGCTGGCTCGTTTTTTGTTCTATGGAGAGCATGTGTTTAAACGAGTGGGTCAGCTAAGTGGAGGAGAACGGATGCGACTGCGGTTGGCTCAATTAATGAATCAAGACATTAATCTATTTATACTAGATGAGCCAACTAACCATTTAGATATCGAAGCCCGAGAGACGTTGGAAGAAGCCTTACTTCATTACAAAGGATCGCTCTTAATCGTGTCTCATGATCGATATTTCTTACAGAAGATGGTAGAAGGTGTCTACTGGATTGATAACCAACAACTGATACATTATGAAGGAACCTATGAAGAAGCAAGAGAAAAGCGTAAAAAACAACAGTTGTATGAAAATAATAAAATGGGAAACGACAAGCAGAAAAGTACATGCTTAAAGCGATTGCAGATTGAAGAGCCAAATCGTAATTATCAGTCACAACAGGGGAACAAGATAGAGTCAGAAAAACAGATACATCAAGTAAAACAAGCAGCTCATACTCATGTTGAATCTGTAAAAATTGGGAAATCTACTATCCAAACAGAGAGTAAAAGTCTGGCACAAACAAAACCCCTTACTAAACACAGAGTGACAAAAATGAATTCGTTTAAGCTTCAACAATTAGAAACAGAGATCGCTCAGAAAGAAGAGCAATGTGAGCAATGGCAGCAAGAGATGGAGCTAGTTAAGGACGACTATGTACAACTCATTCGCTATCAGAATCTGATAACGGAACAAGAACTAGAGATCAAACAGCTTTATGAAAATTGGTACGCAATGCAAGAAGAGGAATAG
- a CDS encoding EcsC family protein gives MESIEDLQQQLRTIETWEQDQKDLWFWEKIGRLPFVWLDRTVPKALKEKVGDLINEMGAYIQTGGKYLIKNQDVWNRFSNSPNRIEQVQVRALQEMDQVAIQLTESRTNVAMVQGATTGFGGMFTLAIDIPIVIGLSLKVLQEMALTYGYDPHDKVERVFIIKCLQFTSADVVGKKAILEELAYFDQGEKHQEVIAQLQGWREVSLTYMDNMAWKKLFQLIPIAGMFFGAYTNRTQIADIAMTGQMLYKKRRILQRLAEQDTSKAMIDPQSVME, from the coding sequence ATGGAGAGCATAGAGGACTTGCAGCAACAGTTACGTACCATTGAGACGTGGGAGCAAGATCAAAAGGATTTATGGTTCTGGGAGAAAATAGGTCGACTTCCGTTTGTATGGCTAGATCGCACTGTCCCAAAGGCATTAAAGGAAAAAGTGGGGGATTTGATAAACGAAATGGGCGCCTATATACAGACGGGTGGCAAATACCTTATCAAAAATCAAGATGTTTGGAATCGATTTAGCAACTCTCCCAATAGGATTGAACAAGTGCAGGTTAGAGCCTTACAAGAAATGGATCAAGTAGCCATTCAATTAACAGAATCGCGCACTAATGTTGCGATGGTTCAAGGGGCTACAACAGGATTTGGCGGTATGTTTACACTTGCGATAGACATACCAATTGTCATTGGCCTTTCCTTAAAAGTGTTGCAGGAAATGGCACTTACTTATGGATATGACCCTCATGACAAGGTAGAGCGTGTTTTTATTATCAAATGTCTACAATTTACTTCCGCAGATGTTGTTGGAAAAAAGGCAATTTTGGAAGAGCTGGCCTATTTTGATCAAGGAGAAAAACATCAAGAAGTCATAGCTCAGCTACAAGGTTGGCGCGAAGTTAGTTTGACATATATGGATAATATGGCTTGGAAAAAATTATTTCAGTTAATCCCAATAGCTGGTATGTTTTTTGGTGCATATACCAATCGAACACAGATTGCTGACATAGCAATGACAGGTCAGATGTTATACAAGAAGCGGAGAATATTGCAAAGGTTAGCAGAACAAGACACAAGTAAAGCGATGATTGATCCCCAAAGCGTAATGGAGTAA
- a CDS encoding Zn-dependent hydrolase, with product MDTYKNQKPDLGSYVKIKEQRIDSRLRQLGEIGRTSEKGVTRLALTNEDMLAQSMVASWMKEAGMYVRQDCFGNLIGRKEGINPHAPAVMLGSHIDSVPNGGRFDGTVGVIGGIEVVQVLTENNVQHEHPIEVVAFCDEEGVRFSDGFFGSRGMWGKLIPEDLVRRDEQGVTRSEALQQCGFPSQKRTSDMRSPEDIKAYLELHIEQGPYLQAVNEPVGIVTSIMGVQLIKIKLAGQSGHAGTVPMNMRQDPMMGAAEAIVGLEKLCSADSSKPTVGTVGTFGLEPGACNVIPGSVEFTIDIRDIDDQRLLQILTDLDALLSEISLRRGLDYQIENLLTIKQADASTELVQMFREIGLKRTVEFPEMFSGAGHDAMIMSEVTEMGMLFVRCKDGVSHHPSEWAEVSDICIGVEYLYEAVCRLAT from the coding sequence ATGGATACCTATAAAAATCAGAAACCCGATCTGGGTTCATACGTAAAGATAAAGGAACAAAGAATTGACAGTAGGTTGCGACAATTAGGCGAAATTGGTAGGACTTCTGAAAAGGGAGTTACTAGACTAGCTTTGACAAATGAAGATATGTTAGCCCAAAGTATGGTTGCTAGCTGGATGAAAGAAGCAGGAATGTATGTTCGACAAGACTGCTTTGGGAATTTGATTGGTAGAAAAGAAGGGATCAATCCTCATGCACCTGCGGTAATGCTAGGTTCTCATATCGATTCGGTTCCTAACGGTGGTAGATTCGATGGCACTGTCGGAGTCATTGGTGGAATTGAGGTTGTACAGGTCTTGACCGAAAATAACGTGCAGCATGAGCATCCTATTGAAGTAGTTGCCTTCTGTGATGAAGAAGGAGTTCGTTTTTCAGATGGATTTTTTGGTAGCAGGGGGATGTGGGGAAAGCTTATTCCAGAAGATTTAGTTAGACGTGACGAGCAAGGTGTGACAAGATCAGAGGCTTTACAGCAATGTGGCTTTCCGTCTCAAAAACGAACATCAGATATGCGGAGTCCTGAGGATATAAAAGCGTATCTAGAGCTACATATTGAACAAGGTCCCTACCTGCAAGCAGTCAATGAGCCTGTAGGGATTGTTACAAGCATTATGGGTGTGCAATTGATTAAAATCAAATTGGCTGGCCAGTCTGGTCATGCTGGTACTGTACCGATGAACATGCGTCAAGACCCAATGATGGGTGCAGCCGAAGCAATAGTAGGGTTGGAAAAACTATGTAGTGCTGATAGTAGTAAACCTACCGTTGGGACTGTGGGGACTTTCGGGCTGGAACCGGGTGCTTGCAATGTTATTCCAGGTTCTGTTGAATTCACAATTGATATTCGAGATATAGATGATCAACGGTTGTTACAGATTTTGACCGATTTGGACGCCTTGCTTTCAGAAATATCCTTACGACGCGGGCTAGATTATCAGATTGAAAATTTACTAACGATCAAACAAGCGGATGCTTCCACTGAACTTGTACAGATGTTTCGTGAAATTGGCTTGAAAAGAACTGTGGAGTTTCCAGAGATGTTTAGTGGAGCAGGTCATGACGCGATGATCATGTCTGAAGTAACGGAAATGGGTATGTTATTTGTTCGTTGTAAAGATGGGGTTAGCCATCATCCCAGTGAGTGGGCCGAGGTATCAGATATTTGTATAGGTGTAGAGTATTTGTATGAGGCGGTTTGTCGTTTAGCTACCTGA
- a CDS encoding DUF1722 domain-containing protein → METAIKPIVVVSKCLEFAECRYNGAVLSDITVQSLTPYVTFVPICPEVEIGLGIPRETIRIIKEGEQHRLVQPSTRVDLSTQMNAFSDHFLQNVREVDGFILKNRSPSCGVKDVKVYSGWERAPVVESGPGFFGNKVEAYFPHAAIEEEGRLKNFTIREHFFTKLFTQAYFRHMQMAPTIQKLIQFHAENKYLFMSYNQKLTKELGKIVANHDKKTEKQVWDEYAKLLPNMFKRTARYTSNINVCQHIMGYFSKELSSKEKEHFMHLLSRYRERKLPLSSMTSLLKSWVYRYEQEYLLRQRFFEPYPEGLIDLGDSGKGRDY, encoded by the coding sequence GTGGAGACAGCTATCAAACCTATTGTTGTTGTAAGTAAATGCCTGGAATTCGCGGAGTGTCGTTACAATGGAGCTGTTCTTTCTGATATCACTGTGCAAAGTTTAACTCCATACGTCACTTTTGTTCCAATCTGTCCTGAGGTAGAAATCGGTCTGGGTATTCCACGTGAAACCATTCGAATCATCAAAGAAGGGGAGCAACACCGGCTAGTACAGCCTTCAACACGCGTAGATCTTAGTACACAGATGAATGCCTTTTCTGATCATTTTTTACAAAATGTGAGGGAAGTAGATGGTTTTATTTTGAAAAATCGTTCGCCAAGTTGTGGAGTAAAAGATGTTAAAGTATATAGTGGTTGGGAGAGGGCACCTGTCGTAGAAAGCGGTCCCGGTTTTTTTGGTAATAAGGTGGAAGCATATTTTCCTCATGCCGCTATTGAAGAAGAAGGTAGGTTAAAAAATTTTACCATTAGAGAACACTTTTTTACGAAGCTGTTTACGCAAGCTTATTTTCGCCATATGCAAATGGCGCCTACTATTCAAAAATTAATTCAATTTCATGCTGAAAACAAGTATTTATTTATGTCATATAATCAAAAGCTTACTAAAGAGCTGGGGAAAATCGTTGCAAACCACGACAAAAAAACAGAAAAGCAGGTCTGGGATGAGTATGCTAAACTGTTACCCAACATGTTTAAGCGTACAGCTCGATATACTTCCAATATTAATGTCTGCCAGCATATTATGGGCTATTTTAGTAAGGAGCTGTCCTCGAAGGAAAAGGAACACTTTATGCATTTACTAAGTAGGTATCGAGAGAGGAAATTGCCATTAAGTAGTATGACTAGTCTTTTAAAATCATGGGTTTACAGGTATGAACAAGAGTATTTGTTACGACAACGCTTTTTTGAACCCTATCCTGAGGGATTGATCGACTTGGGGGATTCCGGAAAAGGGAGGGATTACTGA
- a CDS encoding YxeA family protein codes for MSINKFLIILAAVVASILLILFGLRGQSVMLDRLNPTIPVKPYYTVVETDGKQLNNTQWEYKLIGYDDKGEKNTFIMIASKSLRKGAYLEVYAKGLNGKGWTEVTPAGIPEKAQKNLSFLIALESNNTR; via the coding sequence GTGTCTATTAACAAATTTCTTATCATCCTAGCAGCCGTCGTAGCTAGTATACTCCTTATTCTGTTTGGTCTAAGAGGACAATCTGTCATGCTGGACAGACTCAACCCTACTATTCCGGTGAAGCCGTACTACACTGTCGTGGAGACTGACGGTAAACAACTAAACAATACACAATGGGAATATAAATTGATAGGATATGATGATAAAGGAGAGAAAAATACCTTTATTATGATTGCTTCTAAAAGTCTGCGAAAAGGGGCCTATTTAGAAGTTTATGCGAAAGGCTTAAATGGAAAAGGATGGACAGAGGTAACTCCGGCAGGTATCCCTGAAAAAGCACAGAAAAATCTGAGCTTCCTTATAGCTTTGGAAAGCAACAATACAAGATAA
- a CDS encoding MFS transporter, giving the protein MFSKMVSTYPRALWILAIGAIINVTGMPFIWPLNNIYITQVLGKPATVAGLVLMLHAGMGIVGSMAGGILHDKIGGIKTIFAGVLISAACVTSLAFFREWPFYVCMMGVLGFSNSMVFPVLNAMAGSIWPEGGRRAFNLLYLSQNLGVAVGSALGGVVASVSFMFVFLVNGLTNLIFLAVIGFGLDLKKIAAETVARHVQRKAEQAADRSPKNETSVWRTPSGLSLMILGLGFAITWIPYVQWSTNLSSYMTRLGYSLSQYSLLWTINGALIILAQPLCAYVTRHYLSNLRSQMIAGLFIFVCGMGVLAYDQAYSHFVIGMMIVTLGEMLLWPAVPAAAAELSVPGKEGLFQGAVSGAATAGRMVGPFIGGLLYESFSPVFMLYVMIAICVLPLFCYLFYDRPLYGNLRDRI; this is encoded by the coding sequence GTGTTTTCCAAGATGGTATCCACCTATCCTCGGGCCCTGTGGATTTTGGCGATCGGGGCCATTATTAATGTAACGGGGATGCCTTTTATTTGGCCTTTGAATAATATTTATATCACCCAAGTGTTGGGTAAGCCAGCTACGGTAGCTGGACTCGTATTGATGCTTCATGCTGGTATGGGCATTGTAGGAAGCATGGCGGGTGGCATTTTACATGACAAGATTGGTGGAATTAAAACGATCTTTGCTGGTGTACTTATCTCTGCTGCTTGTGTTACTTCGCTAGCTTTTTTTCGAGAATGGCCATTTTATGTCTGTATGATGGGCGTTCTTGGTTTTAGTAACAGTATGGTTTTCCCAGTCCTAAATGCGATGGCTGGAAGTATTTGGCCAGAAGGGGGACGACGAGCTTTTAACTTGTTATACTTGTCGCAAAATCTAGGTGTAGCGGTTGGTTCTGCTTTGGGCGGAGTGGTTGCTAGTGTATCGTTCATGTTTGTTTTCTTAGTCAATGGATTAACCAATTTAATCTTTTTAGCCGTGATTGGTTTTGGCTTAGATTTAAAGAAGATTGCGGCAGAGACAGTGGCCCGACATGTACAAAGAAAGGCAGAGCAAGCAGCTGACAGATCTCCCAAGAATGAAACCTCTGTGTGGAGAACACCCTCTGGTTTATCTTTGATGATTCTTGGTTTAGGATTTGCCATAACATGGATTCCATATGTACAATGGTCGACGAATCTATCTTCTTATATGACTCGGTTAGGGTATTCGTTATCCCAATATAGCTTGTTGTGGACGATTAATGGGGCTTTGATAATCCTAGCTCAGCCTTTATGTGCGTATGTCACACGTCATTATTTGTCTAATCTGCGTTCTCAAATGATCGCTGGCTTGTTTATATTTGTTTGCGGAATGGGTGTTTTAGCATATGATCAGGCTTATAGTCATTTTGTCATCGGTATGATGATTGTAACATTAGGAGAGATGTTGTTATGGCCAGCGGTACCAGCGGCAGCGGCAGAACTGTCCGTTCCTGGTAAAGAGGGCTTATTCCAAGGGGCTGTGAGCGGTGCGGCTACTGCAGGTCGCATGGTTGGTCCTTTTATCGGAGGGCTACTGTACGAAAGCTTCTCACCAGTCTTCATGCTGTACGTTATGATTGCTATCTGTGTGTTACCTCTTTTCTGTTATTTATTTTACGATCGCCCGTTATACGGCAATCTCAGAGACCGGATCTAA
- a CDS encoding type 2 isopentenyl-diphosphate Delta-isomerase: MTHQSDIEKRKSEHIEICLHKEVSNRLTTGLEQYHFLHAALPEIRFDDVSLHTSFLGKSIGTPFQVSSMTGGTKGAQQINTTLAIAAEARGWAMGLGSVRAALESEELARTFRVREHAPSIPIIANLGAVQLNYGYTVKECLRCVELVEADALVLHLNSMQEIFQPGGDQDFRQLLPKIEQVCERSPIPIGVKEVGFGIDSQTARRLVDAGVSFIDVAGAGGTSWIEVEKYRSNEPMKQIAAEAFQDWGIPTAVSLQTIREELPFFPLIGSGGIQNGVEAAKAIALGADLIGFGRALLEAATKSIDEVVALMERVEFECRVAMFGIGVSTIDELTATDRLWRMDSSKIDRIKR; this comes from the coding sequence GTGACACATCAGTCAGATATTGAAAAACGTAAATCAGAACATATTGAGATTTGTTTACATAAAGAGGTATCTAATCGGCTTACGACAGGTTTGGAGCAGTATCATTTTTTACATGCGGCCCTACCAGAGATTCGTTTTGACGATGTTTCGTTACATACGTCTTTCTTAGGAAAAAGCATAGGGACTCCTTTCCAGGTGAGTTCCATGACAGGTGGAACGAAAGGTGCCCAACAAATTAATACCACATTAGCGATTGCGGCTGAAGCCAGGGGCTGGGCTATGGGTTTAGGTTCCGTCCGTGCTGCCTTGGAGAGTGAAGAACTTGCTCGAACCTTTAGAGTGAGAGAACACGCTCCATCTATTCCGATTATCGCCAATTTAGGGGCTGTTCAGCTTAATTATGGTTATACGGTAAAGGAATGTCTTCGCTGTGTGGAGTTGGTTGAAGCTGATGCGCTCGTTTTACATCTAAATAGCATGCAAGAGATTTTCCAACCTGGAGGGGATCAAGATTTTAGACAGTTGCTCCCAAAAATTGAGCAGGTCTGTGAGAGAAGTCCAATTCCAATTGGAGTAAAAGAAGTAGGATTTGGCATTGATTCGCAAACAGCTAGACGTCTTGTGGATGCAGGCGTTTCCTTTATCGATGTGGCAGGGGCTGGTGGCACTTCCTGGATTGAGGTAGAAAAGTACCGATCGAATGAACCGATGAAGCAAATAGCGGCAGAGGCGTTCCAAGATTGGGGTATTCCGACAGCAGTTTCCTTACAAACCATCCGTGAGGAGCTTCCATTTTTTCCTTTAATCGGAAGCGGTGGTATTCAGAACGGGGTAGAAGCGGCAAAAGCTATTGCTCTGGGAGCAGACTTAATCGGGTTTGGTCGTGCACTACTTGAAGCGGCTACTAAATCCATTGATGAGGTTGTAGCACTCATGGAACGAGTTGAGTTTGAATGTCGTGTAGCCATGTTTGGAATAGGTGTGTCTACTATTGATGAGCTTACAGCTACAGATCGCTTATGGCGAATGGATTCATCAAAAATCGATCGGATCAAACGATGA
- a CDS encoding cold-shock protein — MYYSRKQEEPVEDVETSIWACTKNDCICWMRENLSFDKVPVCPICSSSMVKESKMLPPID, encoded by the coding sequence ATGTATTATTCTCGCAAACAAGAAGAACCGGTAGAAGATGTGGAAACCTCTATCTGGGCATGTACCAAAAATGATTGCATCTGCTGGATGAGAGAAAACTTATCTTTTGACAAAGTACCGGTTTGTCCCATCTGCAGCTCCTCTATGGTAAAAGAATCAAAAATGTTACCACCTATTGATTAG